Proteins co-encoded in one Jeotgalibacillus aurantiacus genomic window:
- the gpG gene encoding phage tail assembly chaperone G encodes MEITLQVIDEQNEVEEKHFSVPFVPASTMLAYFEIEEKIENKKQLKPSEIKLYVDLIVKTFRNQFTAEEFFDGVPSHQLMGVITEFILSINKDPYADKKGEPSGE; translated from the coding sequence GTGGAGATTACATTGCAGGTAATTGACGAACAAAACGAAGTAGAAGAGAAGCATTTTTCGGTACCGTTTGTACCGGCATCAACCATGCTCGCATACTTTGAAATCGAAGAAAAAATTGAGAATAAAAAGCAGCTAAAGCCATCAGAGATCAAGCTATATGTTGACTTGATTGTAAAGACGTTCAGAAATCAGTTTACAGCAGAAGAATTTTTTGATGGAGTGCCCAGTCATCAGTTAATGGGGGTCATTACTGAATTCATTTTGTCGATCAACAAGGATCCCTACGCGGATAAAAAAGGTGAACCCTCGGGGGAGC
- a CDS encoding major tail protein: protein MAFTGLIKFHYAKQLTDEPGVGATYDTPKPVGAAISLSETPTTSMTTLYAENGPSETAAANGPTAAEIGVKDLTDEVLADLLGQTINADGVRIQSRNDTAPYVALGFQMTSESGDDAFVWLFKGKFARPSRTANTKGESVEFNTPTITATFISRDFDGEEKATIRKNATNSAITDSWFEAVYEPVPTP, encoded by the coding sequence ATGGCCTTTACAGGTTTGATTAAATTCCATTATGCAAAACAATTAACTGATGAACCAGGTGTGGGTGCAACATATGACACACCAAAGCCGGTTGGTGCGGCAATTTCACTTTCAGAAACTCCCACTACAAGTATGACAACGCTTTATGCGGAAAACGGACCTTCTGAAACAGCTGCAGCTAATGGTCCGACAGCTGCTGAAATCGGCGTGAAAGATTTAACGGATGAAGTGCTTGCGGATCTGCTTGGTCAAACAATTAATGCAGATGGTGTGCGTATCCAGAGTCGAAATGATACTGCTCCTTATGTTGCCCTAGGCTTCCAGATGACTAGTGAGTCTGGGGATGATGCTTTTGTATGGTTATTCAAAGGGAAATTCGCTCGTCCATCACGAACGGCGAATACAAAGGGTGAATCAGTAGAGTTCAACACGCCTACAATCACAGCAACGTTCATTTCACGCGATTTTGACGGTGAGGAAAAAGCGACGATTCGTAAAAACGCAACAAATTCTGCTATTACTGATTCTTGGTTCGAAGCTGTCTATGAGCCAGTTCCAACACCTTAA
- a CDS encoding HK97-gp10 family putative phage morphogenesis protein → MNIQIDGLSQIADKLRKMAENAPEIEKKAVEAAGDYLKDKISDNAYKTGLVRRTGKAATSVIKTEYKNGKLEVGYSNQGNAAFYMFFHEFGTSKMKATPVVRPVFIREKVNLINIMADEMKKGMGL, encoded by the coding sequence ATGAATATCCAGATTGATGGGTTAAGTCAGATTGCTGACAAACTTCGCAAAATGGCAGAAAATGCTCCTGAAATCGAAAAGAAAGCAGTAGAGGCAGCAGGAGATTACCTGAAAGATAAAATATCAGATAACGCTTATAAAACCGGTCTCGTAAGACGTACAGGCAAGGCGGCCACTTCGGTGATTAAGACTGAATATAAGAATGGAAAACTTGAAGTCGGGTACTCCAATCAGGGGAATGCGGCTTTTTATATGTTCTTTCATGAGTTTGGTACGTCGAAAATGAAAGCAACGCCTGTTGTCCGTCCGGTGTTTATACGGGAAAAGGTGAACCTGATTAACATCATGGCTGATGAAATGAAAAAGGGGATGGGGCTATGA
- a CDS encoding phage head closure protein: MANWDHEITLITPGYSDKDSDGFAIEVDADEDTILARKLPVRSQEFYAAAQSNFTIEQIFEVHIFEYKGQKKLSFEGNEYRVYRTFEKPGHLIELYCSRIDENHNREGNQHDTNS; encoded by the coding sequence ATGGCGAACTGGGATCATGAAATTACTTTAATCACTCCTGGCTATTCTGATAAGGATTCAGATGGTTTCGCTATAGAAGTAGATGCTGATGAGGACACGATCCTTGCTCGAAAACTGCCTGTTCGTTCTCAGGAGTTCTATGCCGCAGCACAATCGAACTTCACCATTGAACAGATATTCGAAGTCCATATCTTTGAATATAAGGGACAGAAAAAATTGTCCTTTGAAGGAAATGAATATCGTGTTTATCGAACTTTTGAGAAACCAGGTCATCTGATTGAGTTATATTGTAGCCGCATTGATGAAAACCATAATAGAGAGGGGAATCAACATGACACAAACTCATAA